The following coding sequences are from one Onychomys torridus chromosome 16, mOncTor1.1, whole genome shotgun sequence window:
- the Lratd2 gene encoding protein LRATD2: MGNQVEKLTHLSYKEVPTADPTGVDRDDGPRIGVSYIFSNDDEDVEPQPPPQGPDGGALPDSGDRPPLPPPQPYDPRQHEVECSVFYRDECIYQKSFAPGSAALSTYTPENLLNKCSPGDLVEFVSQAQYPHWAVYVGNFQVVHLHRLEVSNSFLTDASQGRRGRVVNDLYRYKPLSPSAVVRNALAHVGAKERELSWRNSESFAAWCRYGKREFKIGGELRIGKQPYRLQIQLSAQRSHTLEFQSLEDLIMEKRRNDQIGRAAVLQELATHLHPAEPDEGDSDAARTTPSPLRPPAPGSEEEDGDSVVH, encoded by the coding sequence ATGGGCAATCAGGTGGAGAAACTGACCCACCTAAGTTACAAGGAAGTTCCCACGGCCGACCCGACCGGCGTGGACCGAGACGATGGGCCCCGTATAGGAGTCTCTTATATTTTCTCCAATGACGACGAAGATGTGGAACCGCAGCCACCGCCCCAGGGGCCTGATGGCGGTGCGTTGCCGGACTCGGGGGACCGGCCTCCCCTGCCCCCGCCGCAGCCCTATGACCCGCGGCAGCATGAGGTGGAATGCTCGGTGTTTTATCGTGACGAGTGCATCTATCAGAAAAGCTTCGCGCCGGGGTCGGCGGCGCTAAGCACCTACACACCCGAGAACCTGCTCAACAAGTGCAGTCCAGGCGACCTCGTGGAGTTTGTGTCGCAGGCGCAGTACCCACACTGGGCTGTCTATGTGGGCAATTTCCAGGTGGTGCATCTGCATCGGCTGGAGGTGAGCAACAGCTTCCTGACCGACGCAAGCCAAGGTCGGCGCGGCCGCGTGGTCAACGATTTGTATCGCTACAAGCCACTGAGTCCCAGCGCTGTGGTGCGCAACGCGCTGGCGCACGTGGGCGCCAAGGAGCGGGAGCTCAGCTGGCGCAACTCCGAGAGCTTTGCCGCCTGGTGCCGCTATGGCAAACGTGAGTTCAAGATCGGGGGCGAGCTGCGCATCGGCAAGCAGCCCTACCGTTTGCAGATTCAGCTCTCGGCTCAGCGCAGCCACACTCTCGAGTTCCAGAGCCTGGAGGACTTGATCATGGAGAAGCGGCGCAACGACCAAATCGGACGCGCGGCGGTGCTGCAGGAGCTCGCCACGCACCTGCACCCGGCTGAACCAGATGAGGGCGACAGCGATGCGGCTCGGACTACACCGTCTCCCCTGCGCCCCCCTGCACCGGGCTccgaggaggaggatggagactCGGTGGTGCACTGA